A single region of the Vicia villosa cultivar HV-30 ecotype Madison, WI linkage group LG4, Vvil1.0, whole genome shotgun sequence genome encodes:
- the LOC131594928 gene encoding putative disease resistance RPP13-like protein 1: MALELVGGAFLEAGFAALLGKIAYPAVVAFFQKNQSSVTLLKRLKISLLSIDVVLSDAEENQITNAYVKEWMEELKGVVFDADDVMDEICTYAKISEVKVNNPDFITPFNLHVAELEQKVGDIIERLDFIIKQKDMLQLQMVKEVKIPPKVPTSSVVGSSDVYGRDDDKEALMKLLFSDDPEGECNISVIPIVGMGGIGKTTLAKFVYNDERVQREFDIKAWVYVSEKFDVIKITKTLVEEITLCSCSIEELNLLQRDLKKRLLKKKFLIILDDVWNQNYIKWETLKNPFVYGAPGSKIIVTTRIAHVASIMQTVKPYYLSELSDDDCWMLFSKHVFGYANSNAHQNLRNIGKKIIKKCKGLPLAVKTLAGLLRSKDDTKEWYKVLNSEIWDLQDDESNILPALRLSYHYLPSNAKRCFAYCSVFPKDYEYEKEKLILLWMAEGLLQQLRRHKRIEEAGDEIFSELVSRSFFQQSKRNKSCFVMHHFVNDLAQLVSGKFSVRVEGNYDQVEESARYLLHLIARKFPAAHWKTISKAIHLRTFMELRLVDKSVSFIDEVPHDLLIKLKCLRVLSLDGIYLKGLPDSVTELIHLRYLDLSGAKMNMLWESIGGLYNLETLKLVGCSNLQQLPKDFHKLVSLRYLDITRTRLKWMPLHMNALTNLQNLSDFFAGKEYGSSIGELGELSDLHGSLFIHNFEHVSFVDSGKAVLSKKEFLEKLVLEWNENGDTDNSRQEKDILERLEPHTNLKELSIYNYLGTEFPNWVGDSSFCNLLFMDLKGSKYCYKLPPLGQLGSLKELRISQFDGLVSVGSEFYGDATQSFGSLETLRIENMSSWEEWQHPNEANKAFAVLKELHINSCPRLIKDLPINLPSLTLLVIRDCKKLVSSLPTTSSALRVLNIDNCGNLKFPARVYQFHQTLTSFYIHNSFDSLKLLPLDIFPKLKSLDVSGCKNLEAFTVSGIRRPILASLRSLFISNCPKLVTFPLEGFFAPKLTLLNIDYCEELKSLPLKMDLLLPGLIELQLWRCPQIQPIEKWPCDLRSVRIWNCDKLIARHLEWDQSNPLHLTDFTMSGAFTVKSEECCSTVASSTFGSGRRALSSSSQKKSFSKIVFR; this comes from the coding sequence ATGGCATTGGAACTTGTAGGTGGAGCTTTCTTAGAGGCTGGCTTTGCTGCTTTGCTTGGAAAGATAGCATATCCTGCAGTAGTTGCATTCTTCCAGAAAAATCAAAGCAGTGTCACGTTGCTCAAGAGGTTGAAGATCTCTTTGTTGTCCATTGATGTTGTGCTCAGTGATgcagaagaaaatcaaataacaaatgCTTATGTGAAAGAATGGATGGAAGAACTCAAAGGTGTTGTCTTTGATGCTGATGATGTAATGGATGAGATTTGTACTTATGCAAAGATAAGTGAGGTAAAAGTCaacaaccctgattttattacTCCTTTTAATTTGCATGTTGCTGAACTTGAACAGAAAGTAGGAGACATCATTGAAAGATTAGACTTTATCATAAAACAAAAAGATATGCTTCAACTGCAAATGGTTAAAGAAGTTAAAATTCCACCAAAGGTTCCAACTTCATCGGTAGTGGGATCAAGTGATGTGTATGGTAGGGATGATGATAAAGAGGCTTTGATGAAGTTGCTGTTTTCTGATGATCCGGAAGGTGAATGTAATATAAGTGTGATTCCTATAGTTGGTATGGGGGGAATTGGAAAAACCACCTTAGCGAAGTTTGTATACAACGATGAAAGAGTGCAGAGGGAATTTGATATCAAAGCTTGGGTTTACGTGTCTGAGAAGTTTGATGTTATCAAGATTACGAAAACCCTTGTGGAAGAGATCACTTTATGCAGTTGCAGTATTGAAGAGTTGAATTTACTCCAACGAGATTTGAAGAAAAGGTTGTTGAAGAAAAAGTTTTTGATTATCTTAGATGATGTTTGGAATCAAAACTACATTAAATGGGAAACTTTGAAGAATCCGTTTGTGTACGGGGCTCCGGGAAGTAAGATTATAGTAACAACGAGAATTGCTCACGTGGCATCAATTATGCAGACGGTTAAGCCTTATTATCTTTCAGAGCTGAGTGATGATGATTGTTGGATGCTGTTTTCGAAACATGTGTTCGGATATGCAAATTCAAATGCTCATCAGAATTTAAGAAATATCGGTAAAAAGATAATTAAGAAGTGCAAAGGATTGCCTTTGGCTGTGAAGACACTTGCAGGACTTTTGAGATCTAAAGATGATACAAAGGAATGGTACAAAGTACTGAACAGTGAGATATGGGATTTGCAGGATGATGAGAGTAACATTCTTCCAGCTTTGAGGTTAAGTTATCATTATCTTCCATCAAATGCGAAGAGATGTTTTGCTTATTGTTCAGTTTTTCCAAAAGATTATGAGTATGAGAAGGAGAAGTTGATCTTACTGTGGATGGCAGAAGGTTTGCTGCAACAACTGAGGAGACACAAGAGAATTGAAGAAGCTGGAGATGAGATCTTTAGTGAACTAGTGTCTAGATCGTTTTTTCAGCAATCGAAACGCAATAAGTCGTGTTTTGTAATGCACCATTTTGTAAATGATTTAGCTCAACTTGTATCTGGAAAATTTTCGGTCAGGGTGGAAGGAAATTATGATCAGGTGGAAGAAAGTGCTCGATATTTGCTGCATTTGATTGCACGTAAATTCCCTGCCGCACATTGGAAGACTATTAGCAAAGCTATTCATCTAAGAACCTTCATGGAATTAAGATTGGTCGATAAATCTGTGAGCTTTATTGATGAGGTTCCACATGACTTGTTGATCAAGCTAAAATGTTTAAGGGTGTTATCTTTGGATGGCATCTATCTTAAAGGGTTGCCTGATTCAGTTACCGAGTTAATACATCTTCGGTATCTAGATCTTTCTGGGGCTAAAATGAACATGTTGTGGGAAAGCATCGGTGGTTTGTACAATTTGGAAACTctgaagctagttggatgttctaacCTACAACAACTTCCTAAAGACTTCCATAAGCTGGTTAGCCTGCGTTACTTAGATATTACTCGTACGCGTTTGAAATGGATGCCATTGCATATGAATGCATTGACAAACCTACAAAATCTAAGCGACTTTTTTGCAGGAAAAGAATATGGATCTTCAATTGGTGAGCTAGGAGAATTATCTGATTTACATGGATCATTGTTCATTCACAATTTCGAACACGTTAGCTTTGTGGATTCAGGAAAGGCCGTGTTGAGTAAAAAGGAATTTCTTGAGAAGTTAGTTTTGGAGTGGAACGAGAATGGTGATACTGATAATTCACGGCAAGAAAAAGACATACTAGAGAGGTTAGAACCCCATACAAATCTTAAAGAGCTTTCTATATATAACTATCTAGGGACAGAATTTCCTAATTGGGTGGGAGACTCTTCTTTCTGCAACTTGTTGTTCATGGATCTTAAGGGTAGCAAATACTGCTATAAATTACCTCCACTTGGACAACTTGGTTCTTTGAAAGAGCTACGGATTTCTCAATTCGACGGATTAGTGAGTGTGGGATCTGAGTTTTATGGGGATGCAACTCAGAGCTTTGGCTCCTTAGAAACTCTTAGGATTGAGAACATGTCATCGTGGGAGGAATGGCAGCATCCTAATGAGGCTAACAAAGCTTTTGCAGTACTGAAAGAACTTCATATAAATAGTTGTCCTAGATTGATAAAAGATTTACCTATTAACCTTCCATCTTTGACATTACTTGTCATCAGAGATTGCAAGAAGCTCGTTTCTTCACTTCCAACAACTTCTTCGGCTTTGCGGGTGCTTAACATTGACAACTGTGGGAACTTAAAATTCCCAGCACGTGTTTATCAGTTTCATCAGACACTTACATCCTTTTACATACACAATAGTTTTGATTCACTCAAGCTATTGCCTTTAGATATATTTCCCAAACTCAAGTCCCTGGATGTTTCTGGTTGTAAGAATCTGGAAGCATTTACAGTCTCGGGAATCCGTCGTCCAATTCTTGCATCCCTGCGTTCCTTGTTCATAAGTAACTGTCCAAAGTTGGTAACCTTTCCACTAGAAGGGTTCTTCGCCCCAAAGCTCACGTTGTTGAATATTGACTACTGCGAGGAGCTCAAGTCCCTGCCCCTGAAAATGGATCTGCTTTTGCCAGGCTTGATAGAACTCCAACTGTGGAGATGCCCTCAAATTCAGCCAATTGAGAAGTGGCCATGTGATTTAAGATCAGTCAGAATCTGGAACTGTGACAAACTCATTGCCCGTCACTTAGAGTGGGATCAATCCAATCCTCTCCATTTGACAGACTTTACAATGTCGGGGGCTTTCACTGTCAAATCTGAAGAGTGCTGCTCAACAGTTGCCAGTTCAACTTTTGGCTCTGGTAGGCGAGCACTATCAAGCTCTTCTCAgaaaaaatcattttctaaaaTAGTATTCAGATGA